The proteins below are encoded in one region of Sulfolobus islandicus Y.N.15.51:
- a CDS encoding Cas10/Cmr2 second palm domain-containing protein produces the protein MDEKLMLVTLLHDVGKILQRAGIEPKCELSGDFYEHDRLTCDFLNKYLGEEYVELFKKGKWKIGDYASASERIEAKETGKPESTPLLDPTLDIQPNVDPLKLARWYSVTYVDFNAAPETYKARRVNEAFINYKGIYEMLVQLANRAKEIKDPESLLETYDYIYRTTALFVPAAVYKAIPNTSLYGHSRLAAPLAVCEEIRLLVIDIKGIQKFITNIRGEAESSKRLRGRSFFLQLLQRALSDKIADVLGISVLHNISFEPGKLIFVVCDNVKYKVDEILVKVEEWSNYELQFASSISSEKIKVSGMKIFSEREEDRSFKKALENTIYDLRIVGKPHITEDVDIDYFGDVYPRKMMFKAKDVEGIESLTAGEVPKDALISEINLISLIVGHSTRNLKYVIEMMYKDNVKGEIGYRTIGKYRVGEIYIEPLNIGFLLVHGSEKDDDIAFLKSLIQTKKEVAKRIRIFTVNNTLDFIYPELVKEFSKISFGYITLSTYHPVEKQDTFKLVAEKFKSLDDMANYIALGITDGDRIGEIVKNLSAFPGRFMTFSSLLDFTFAHIVTTKVINELKKRGDIPIVVLYSGGDDLAIYGKWDDVLILLGELSNLIVEILPSISVSGGIFIFKKKYPISFAYSFAKEYEGIAKKERDGRVGRISSNIFEKYTEDEKKICEGLDKRSLTWNEAAKFLEYAKKLIESNVPSAYLYKVYNIGQMIEDCEIPRALVTYAYLNARNERVFKEVKEKTDAYLADYPGEEEREIIIRLLKFRNVVNMYTLLKRT, from the coding sequence TTGGACGAGAAACTAATGCTCGTAACGCTTTTACATGATGTTGGTAAGATTTTACAAAGGGCAGGTATCGAGCCTAAATGTGAATTAAGTGGTGATTTTTATGAACATGACAGACTTACATGTGATTTCCTCAATAAATACTTAGGTGAGGAATACGTAGAACTCTTTAAAAAAGGTAAGTGGAAGATAGGAGATTACGCATCTGCAAGCGAGAGAATTGAAGCGAAGGAGACTGGAAAACCTGAATCAACTCCATTACTTGATCCCACCTTAGATATTCAACCTAACGTAGATCCGTTAAAATTAGCTAGATGGTACTCTGTTACTTACGTTGACTTTAATGCAGCTCCAGAAACCTATAAGGCTAGGAGAGTTAATGAGGCATTTATAAATTATAAGGGAATATACGAGATGCTAGTCCAACTCGCAAATAGAGCAAAAGAAATTAAGGACCCAGAAAGTCTTCTTGAGACCTATGATTACATTTATAGAACTACAGCCCTATTCGTTCCAGCTGCAGTATATAAGGCAATTCCAAATACTTCCCTTTACGGTCATAGCAGACTGGCAGCTCCACTAGCCGTATGCGAAGAGATAAGACTTCTAGTCATTGATATAAAGGGAATACAGAAGTTCATTACTAATATAAGAGGAGAAGCTGAATCATCTAAAAGGCTAAGGGGGAGAAGTTTCTTTCTTCAACTTCTTCAAAGGGCTTTATCCGATAAGATAGCTGATGTGCTTGGTATTTCAGTTTTGCATAATATCTCCTTTGAACCTGGTAAACTGATTTTCGTAGTCTGTGACAATGTAAAGTATAAGGTAGATGAGATTCTAGTTAAAGTAGAGGAGTGGAGTAATTATGAATTACAGTTTGCCTCTTCCATTAGTAGTGAGAAAATTAAGGTTAGTGGAATGAAAATATTTAGTGAAAGAGAGGAAGATAGAAGTTTTAAAAAGGCATTAGAAAATACTATATATGATTTGCGAATTGTCGGAAAACCACATATCACAGAAGACGTAGATATTGATTACTTTGGAGATGTTTATCCTAGGAAAATGATGTTTAAAGCTAAAGATGTGGAGGGAATAGAATCCTTAACTGCTGGAGAAGTTCCAAAAGATGCCTTAATATCGGAAATCAACTTAATCTCACTAATTGTAGGGCATTCTACAAGAAACTTAAAATATGTAATTGAAATGATGTATAAAGATAACGTAAAAGGAGAAATAGGCTATCGTACTATAGGTAAGTATAGAGTAGGAGAAATATACATAGAACCACTAAATATAGGTTTCCTTTTAGTTCATGGAAGTGAAAAAGATGATGATATAGCTTTTCTTAAATCACTTATACAGACTAAAAAGGAAGTTGCTAAAAGAATAAGAATATTTACAGTTAACAACACCCTGGACTTTATCTATCCAGAGTTGGTCAAAGAGTTCAGTAAGATAAGTTTCGGTTATATAACTCTAAGTACATATCATCCCGTTGAGAAACAAGATACATTTAAACTCGTCGCTGAGAAATTTAAGAGCCTAGACGACATGGCAAACTATATAGCTCTAGGTATTACAGACGGTGACAGAATAGGCGAAATAGTAAAAAATTTATCGGCATTTCCAGGAAGATTCATGACTTTTTCCTCTCTGTTAGACTTTACTTTTGCCCATATAGTAACCACCAAAGTCATTAATGAACTTAAAAAGAGAGGTGATATTCCCATTGTAGTTCTCTACTCAGGAGGGGACGACTTAGCAATATATGGGAAGTGGGACGATGTTCTTATACTTCTAGGTGAACTCTCTAATTTAATAGTTGAAATCTTACCATCCATTTCTGTCTCTGGAGGAATATTCATATTTAAGAAGAAGTATCCCATATCCTTTGCGTACTCATTTGCTAAAGAATATGAGGGGATTGCTAAAAAAGAACGAGACGGAAGAGTAGGTAGGATATCAAGTAACATATTCGAAAAGTATACTGAAGATGAGAAAAAAATATGCGAGGGCTTAGATAAAAGATCTTTAACCTGGAATGAGGCTGCTAAGTTTCTGGAATATGCTAAGAAATTAATTGAAAGCAATGTACCGAGCGCATATTTATATAAAGTTTACAATATAGGGCAAATGATAGAGGATTGCGAAATCCCTAGGGCTCTAGTCACTTACGCATATTTAAACGCTAGGAATGAGAGAGTATTTAAAGAAGTTAAGGAGAAAACTGACGCATATTTAGCGGATTATCCAGGAGAAGAGGAGAGAGAAATAATAATAAGGTTATTGAAATTTAGAAACGTAGTTAATATGTACACCTTACTAAAGAGAACCTAA
- a CDS encoding transposase — protein MKPWIEYYNLPVPYDKLSSRHKTLLKMHYILITSKALSSLDLYILRVLIVMMIWQCSYRDVEAYYYTDIVVRWFLGERKSKSENHRRAKKLRGEIKKAFKEYAKELEEKLSKLENYLPSSALYGKVNKLWAIDSNIIEVPFGKRNKETLKKKLELNLRQGKFREAANLIYYYMRAKIHRRFKGEFAKKRGRSFFGFKVLYAISPTMILHAIQVEFANFPDNKVGFGMSGYKVVDRGFLGMPSTWIIGFSSFRRYVEFFGIFLKRYWRPYAINKDMVEVFVYVIGIIYNSLIYTSVLAKVPQEEFVKLSS, from the coding sequence ATGAAACCTTGGATAGAATACTACAATCTCCCGGTCCCCTATGATAAACTATCATCAAGGCATAAAACTCTTTTGAAAATGCACTACATACTAATCACCTCAAAAGCACTATCATCACTAGACCTATACATACTTAGAGTACTCATCGTCATGATGATATGGCAATGCTCCTACAGAGATGTAGAAGCATACTATTACACGGACATTGTAGTAAGATGGTTTCTAGGAGAACGCAAGTCAAAATCCGAAAACCACAGAAGGGCAAAGAAACTTAGGGGAGAAATAAAGAAAGCATTCAAGGAATACGCAAAAGAACTTGAGGAAAAGCTAAGCAAACTAGAAAACTACTTGCCAAGTAGTGCCTTATACGGCAAAGTTAACAAACTCTGGGCAATAGATTCCAACATAATCGAAGTACCCTTCGGAAAGAGAAACAAGGAGACATTAAAGAAAAAGCTAGAACTCAACTTGAGACAAGGAAAGTTTAGGGAAGCAGCAAACTTAATTTACTACTATATGAGGGCTAAGATTCATCGTAGATTTAAGGGTGAGTTTGCGAAGAAGAGGGGTAGGAGTTTCTTCGGCTTCAAGGTTTTATATGCTATTTCCCCAACCATGATTCTTCACGCAATTCAAGTTGAGTTTGCAAACTTTCCCGATAATAAGGTTGGTTTTGGTATGAGTGGTTATAAGGTTGTTGATAGGGGTTTCTTGGGAATGCCCTCAACTTGGATAATTGGTTTTTCTAGTTTTAGACGTTATGTTGAATTCTTTGGTATTTTCTTGAAGAGGTATTGGAGACCTTACGCTATTAACAAGGATATGGTTGAGGTTTTTGTTTACGTTATTGGAATAATTTACAATTCCTTGATTTACACTTCCGTGTTAGCAAAAGTTCCGCAAGAGGAATTTGTCAAACTCTCTAGTTAA
- the csx1 gene encoding CRISPR-associated CARF protein Csx1 yields MKILFAPIGDPSGYVSVEYLVNGKGPYNTNASFIAISQALKIDKLVVYAGLSLCDTNCNDYKCCKDSVTQKVAQKLGNEFDLLIAPNIYGTRFIQKDRKNTLYFNFIYFNSLKILEDNKPDEIYIDITHGINYMPLLATDAIRLATYTYIVENNKNGVNLTIYNSEPVTKGNQGPYAIDDIYSEKITVRQALSSILSPFLSSESKNVIKNKVFKVIRNKANSENVNTSSCNADFIYYIVNALSAGIFLYLILKKNEINSCLNVVENILGKLDFNNFAVQLNFENGKVIYDENIPIEISYIHSLLKVSNHIAQGSNKISEIRRMADNYSTSDSVKYVILNEISRIEDKKNEIPNSPTLYAKILSTNLPRICSADKRNLIAHGGFEQNVTFLWKCGDDICVSYTDGKCDCIENVEKQLG; encoded by the coding sequence ATGAAGATTCTTTTTGCACCTATAGGAGATCCTTCAGGGTACGTTAGCGTAGAGTATTTAGTAAATGGGAAAGGGCCATATAATACTAACGCTTCCTTTATTGCAATATCTCAAGCATTGAAAATTGATAAATTAGTAGTTTACGCCGGGCTAAGCTTGTGTGATACTAACTGTAATGATTATAAATGTTGTAAAGATTCTGTAACACAAAAAGTGGCTCAAAAGCTGGGTAATGAATTCGACCTATTAATTGCTCCAAACATTTACGGTACGAGGTTCATTCAAAAGGATAGGAAAAACACCCTTTATTTCAATTTCATATACTTTAATTCGTTAAAAATCCTTGAAGATAATAAACCGGACGAAATTTACATAGATATTACTCACGGAATAAACTACATGCCTTTGTTGGCCACAGACGCAATAAGGCTTGCTACATATACTTACATCGTGGAAAACAATAAGAACGGAGTCAATTTAACAATATATAATTCTGAACCCGTAACTAAAGGTAATCAAGGTCCTTATGCAATAGATGATATATACTCTGAGAAAATTACTGTGAGACAAGCTTTATCGTCAATTTTGTCGCCTTTCCTTTCAAGTGAGAGCAAAAACGTAATAAAAAATAAGGTGTTTAAAGTGATACGTAATAAAGCAAACTCAGAGAATGTAAATACTAGCTCATGTAATGCAGATTTCATTTACTACATCGTTAATGCCTTATCCGCTGGAATATTCCTCTATTTAATATTAAAGAAGAACGAGATTAATAGCTGTTTGAACGTTGTAGAGAACATTCTCGGAAAATTAGACTTCAACAACTTCGCGGTACAGTTAAATTTTGAGAATGGTAAAGTAATTTACGACGAAAATATTCCTATTGAGATAAGTTATATACATTCGTTACTTAAGGTTTCTAATCATATAGCTCAAGGTAGTAATAAAATAAGTGAAATTCGCAGAATGGCTGATAATTATTCAACTTCAGACTCAGTAAAATATGTTATTTTAAACGAAATTAGCAGAATAGAGGATAAAAAGAATGAAATTCCTAACTCTCCAACGCTTTACGCGAAAATCCTTAGCACTAACTTGCCTCGCATATGCTCAGCGGATAAAAGGAATCTAATAGCTCACGGCGGTTTTGAGCAGAACGTGACGTTCCTTTGGAAATGCGGAGACGATATTTGTGTAAGTTATACTGATGGAAAGTGCGATTGTATTGAAAATGTGGAAAAGCAGTTAGGATGA
- a CDS encoding ParB/RepB/Spo0J family partition protein, with protein sequence MRIPLDSIIINDKILARIKIDDEFVNELKESMKEIGLLTPIIVRPAKDGKYKIIDGLHRYAAAKKLGWKDIEANIVNLNDVDALVYSITNNIQRKQMDPIDEAQAILKLINNYGLSETDVAKKLGKSTAWVSQRIAVALKLPDEVKKLLEEGKISLSIAVLATRIADKEKQIKFVRKHDRKIF encoded by the coding sequence ATGAGAATACCTCTTGATTCCATAATTATTAACGATAAAATTCTTGCTAGGATAAAAATTGATGACGAATTTGTAAACGAGTTAAAAGAGAGTATGAAGGAAATTGGGCTTTTAACACCGATAATAGTAAGGCCTGCAAAAGACGGTAAATATAAAATAATAGATGGTTTACATAGATATGCCGCTGCTAAAAAATTAGGATGGAAAGACATAGAAGCCAATATCGTTAACTTAAATGACGTTGACGCTTTAGTATATTCGATAACGAACAACATTCAGAGGAAACAGATGGATCCCATAGATGAAGCACAAGCTATCTTAAAACTGATAAACAATTACGGTTTATCGGAAACCGATGTTGCAAAGAAGTTAGGTAAGAGCACTGCATGGGTATCTCAAAGAATCGCAGTAGCATTAAAGCTTCCAGATGAAGTAAAGAAATTGTTAGAGGAAGGTAAAATATCGTTATCAATAGCAGTTCTCGCTACAAGGATCGCAGACAAAGAAAAACAAATTAAGTTCGTTAGAAAGCATGATCGGAAAATATTTTAA
- a CDS encoding helix-turn-helix domain-containing protein, with the protein MLNLYEIINKMLNEHEKAMLKIIYSKNGLSTKEILESFGSHTLGYKALNGLEEKGLIIRVKGKQRTLNIFLTDYGKMVYQLLYADERKQHENQSLKSEQLTKPKITWISIDNEKYITGDDFFKCYEWCESQGKHKDDFDKCIKKCVGI; encoded by the coding sequence ATGCTTAACTTATATGAAATAATTAACAAAATGTTAAATGAACATGAGAAAGCTATGCTCAAAATAATATATTCTAAGAACGGTTTAAGTACAAAGGAGATATTGGAGTCATTTGGCTCCCATACTTTAGGATATAAGGCTCTTAATGGGCTTGAAGAAAAAGGTTTAATAATAAGAGTGAAAGGAAAACAAAGAACGCTAAATATATTTTTAACAGATTATGGTAAGATGGTTTATCAGTTATTATATGCAGACGAACGCAAACAACATGAAAACCAAAGCCTAAAAAGCGAACAACTTACAAAACCTAAAATAACATGGATATCGATAGATAATGAAAAGTATATAACTGGTGACGATTTCTTTAAATGTTATGAGTGGTGCGAAAGCCAGGGAAAGCATAAGGATGATTTTGATAAATGTATAAAGAAATGTGTTGGAATCTAA
- a CDS encoding SPL family radical SAM protein, with protein sequence MALNEIEIKKDNDEQDDTLSIINNLLHRRRSEAAKKAHETIRKRKIAKNMTIHFTLDNFEFDKDVRKVSFGEYEIRPPLIKPSKLTYVEKGGVGKELSDGWAINFAIGCIHACPFCYVDNIHKRFSFARVGNIVQRPWGMYFLKPKNIDETIEKTPWKKWRGKLVMMSSTHDPYLPQLYPIPRKILEKALPAGVRFLIQTRSMLVLKDLDLLSKYKNQVILQVSIATLNEKFASIIEPRAPPPKARLEVLRKAKEAGLKVGVIVAPVFPPNKVRGEIEEDLDGIMKELADIGVNQVFGEMLHERGMNMEYIESLLGEKITIDKENDEKLGKIFTILLAKYRLKGRWWYERF encoded by the coding sequence TTGGCCTTAAATGAGATTGAAATTAAGAAAGACAATGATGAGCAGGATGATACATTATCTATTATCAATAATTTATTGCATAGGAGAAGGTCTGAAGCTGCAAAGAAGGCTCACGAAACTATAAGAAAGAGAAAGATCGCTAAAAATATGACTATACATTTTACTTTAGATAATTTTGAGTTTGATAAAGACGTTAGAAAAGTTTCCTTTGGAGAATATGAGATAAGGCCACCATTGATTAAACCTTCAAAATTGACTTACGTTGAGAAGGGCGGAGTAGGAAAAGAACTTAGTGATGGTTGGGCAATTAATTTTGCTATCGGCTGTATTCACGCTTGCCCCTTCTGTTATGTTGATAATATCCATAAGAGGTTCAGTTTTGCGAGAGTAGGTAACATAGTACAAAGACCGTGGGGAATGTACTTCTTAAAACCTAAGAACATTGACGAGACAATAGAAAAGACACCATGGAAAAAATGGAGAGGAAAATTGGTTATGATGTCCTCAACTCACGATCCTTATTTGCCCCAACTTTACCCAATTCCTAGGAAGATCCTTGAGAAAGCCTTACCAGCGGGAGTTAGGTTCTTGATTCAAACAAGGTCAATGTTGGTGCTTAAAGACCTTGATTTACTTTCAAAATACAAGAACCAAGTAATCCTACAAGTTTCGATAGCTACTTTGAACGAGAAGTTTGCTTCAATTATTGAACCCAGGGCACCTCCACCTAAAGCTAGGCTAGAGGTTTTAAGGAAGGCTAAAGAGGCAGGACTAAAAGTAGGAGTAATAGTAGCGCCAGTGTTTCCTCCTAACAAGGTAAGGGGGGAAATAGAAGAAGATTTAGACGGGATAATGAAAGAGCTTGCGGATATAGGTGTGAATCAAGTTTTTGGTGAAATGCTTCACGAGAGAGGTATGAATATGGAGTATATAGAATCGTTATTAGGAGAGAAGATAACTATTGATAAAGAGAATGATGAGAAATTAGGCAAGATATTTACGATATTGCTTGCAAAATATCGCCTAAAAGGCAGATGGTGGTATGAGCGTTTTTAA
- the tcmP gene encoding three-Cys-motif partner protein TcmP produces the protein MLNKKKKKKEPYDRIRPILEYLTFADSYTKRVREILKNNNLWITNEDVSYGPHTLLKLAYLKYYFDIALEIAKNYFKNYVFIDTFAGSGLVSIKDTEYVSLGSSLLALIFKSRSGTSFSKIIGVEIDENKFSLLYRRLNLIKEELNLATDIKLIKGDINKKIDDIANEINQRDYGILFVDPEGMEISLGDLSKMLSRSKSIDVILNQSE, from the coding sequence ATGCTAAACAAAAAGAAGAAAAAGAAGGAGCCATATGATAGAATTAGACCAATATTGGAATATCTTACTTTCGCCGACAGCTACACTAAGCGAGTTCGAGAAATTCTTAAAAATAATAATCTATGGATAACTAATGAGGACGTATCTTATGGTCCGCACACTTTGTTAAAGCTAGCATATCTTAAGTATTACTTTGACATAGCACTAGAAATAGCTAAAAACTACTTTAAAAATTATGTATTTATCGATACTTTTGCTGGAAGTGGATTAGTAAGTATAAAGGATACTGAGTACGTGTCTTTAGGTTCATCACTACTAGCATTAATATTTAAGTCGCGTTCTGGAACAAGTTTCAGTAAGATAATAGGTGTGGAGATTGATGAGAACAAATTCTCGTTATTATATCGAAGGTTAAATCTAATTAAAGAGGAGTTAAATCTTGCAACGGATATTAAGTTAATAAAAGGAGACATAAATAAGAAAATTGATGATATAGCTAATGAAATAAATCAAAGAGATTACGGTATCCTCTTCGTAGACCCAGAAGGGATGGAAATAAGTCTTGGTGATTTATCAAAAATGCTATCTAGATCTAAAAGCATAGACGTTATTCTTAATCAAAGTGAATGA
- a CDS encoding RNA-guided endonuclease TnpB family protein, giving the protein MARRVKAIRATVSMKIALSEPLLVLVNNYVKALRFTLFWLKENVPNPEEKGVLSKVHEALYEKLREEYNLPSKVAEDCYREALATYKGWYNNPRRGRFPRVYRPTVWLTPRASYNVDFEAMTVRIVSVGELSILGYPRNLKEYMGWKMKEARLVIRDDKAFLKVVFEKEEQKVEPKESIAVDINMAEVVVGKDDKNYVRIPTRLEEVHHWKSLAERLLKKYPRRWRENKRILYRVRSFHLKARRIMEDFARKVGKWIVDVAKRMGVNVIKLESLKNLIKSVEKLSKEFRDKLYLMQYRRLQYWISWQAKKRGMTVEFVNPSYSSVSCPKCGKRMVEVSHRWFKCSCGYENDRDVIAIMNLNGRGSLTLSTAPQMRDVNPNR; this is encoded by the coding sequence ATGGCTAGGAGGGTTAAAGCGATCAGAGCAACTGTTTCAATGAAGATCGCCCTCTCTGAACCCCTCCTAGTCCTCGTGAACAACTACGTTAAGGCACTCCGTTTCACCCTATTTTGGTTGAAAGAAAATGTCCCGAACCCGGAAGAGAAGGGAGTGCTTTCGAAAGTCCACGAGGCGTTGTACGAGAAGTTAAGGGAGGAGTACAATCTACCATCAAAGGTTGCTGAGGATTGCTATAGGGAAGCTCTAGCGACGTACAAGGGTTGGTATAATAATCCTAGAAGAGGACGTTTTCCTAGAGTGTACAGACCTACGGTATGGTTAACACCGAGGGCAAGTTATAATGTGGACTTCGAAGCAATGACTGTTAGGATTGTGAGTGTTGGCGAACTTTCAATCTTAGGTTATCCTAGAAACCTCAAGGAGTACATGGGTTGGAAGATGAAGGAGGCTAGGTTAGTGATCAGGGATGATAAGGCTTTCCTTAAAGTTGTTTTTGAGAAAGAGGAGCAGAAGGTTGAGCCAAAGGAAAGTATTGCCGTAGATATAAACATGGCTGAGGTAGTTGTAGGGAAGGACGATAAGAACTACGTTAGGATCCCAACTCGCCTTGAGGAAGTTCACCACTGGAAGTCGTTAGCCGAGAGGTTGCTGAAGAAGTATCCAAGGAGGTGGAGGGAGAATAAGAGGATCTTGTATAGAGTTCGTTCTTTCCATCTAAAGGCTAGGAGGATTATGGAGGACTTTGCTAGGAAAGTGGGGAAGTGGATTGTTGATGTAGCAAAGAGAATGGGTGTTAACGTCATCAAATTGGAGAGTCTTAAGAACCTTATTAAGAGCGTGGAAAAGCTATCTAAGGAGTTTAGGGATAAGTTGTATCTTATGCAGTATCGTCGTTTGCAGTACTGGATTTCTTGGCAAGCTAAGAAGCGTGGAATGACTGTTGAGTTTGTTAATCCTAGTTATTCTTCTGTTTCATGCCCAAAATGCGGTAAAAGGATGGTTGAGGTTTCTCATCGTTGGTTTAAGTGCTCATGTGGTTATGAGAATGATCGTGACGTTATTGCAATCATGAATTTAAATGGGAGGGGGTCTCTGACCCTCTCGACTGCCCCTCAAATGAGAGATGTAAACCCGAATCGATGA
- a CDS encoding type II toxin-antitoxin system VapC family toxin — MKVLIESSAIIEYLKGNAKVKEIISNSEDFYVSTLTIFEVLLGKVEENKILDFLSAFNVIGLNKKDSIIASRIYKRLRDKGKLIGYFDILISAQAINRDLTLVTKDTDFLKVADEFNELKVALIT, encoded by the coding sequence ATGAAAGTATTAATAGAAAGCTCAGCAATTATTGAATATTTGAAAGGTAATGCAAAGGTAAAGGAAATTATTTCCAATTCTGAAGATTTTTATGTTAGTACATTAACAATTTTTGAAGTATTACTCGGCAAAGTTGAGGAAAATAAAATCCTCGACTTTTTGTCAGCATTTAATGTAATAGGTCTTAATAAAAAAGATTCCATTATTGCTTCAAGGATATACAAGAGATTAAGAGATAAGGGAAAGTTGATAGGATATTTCGATATATTAATATCCGCCCAAGCTATCAATAGAGATTTAACTCTAGTGACTAAGGATACTGATTTTTTAAAAGTAGCTGACGAATTTAATGAACTGAAAGTCGCTCTAATTACTTAG
- a CDS encoding antitoxin VapB family protein has protein sequence MYTSYMKTIMIRDDVYKKLVEIKGDKSFSEIIEELIEESLTLRRRKLEKYFGILNEEEAEEIMKEIKEVRKITDESINRKLSNY, from the coding sequence ATGTATACATCATATATGAAAACGATAATGATAAGGGACGACGTCTATAAGAAATTGGTAGAAATAAAAGGGGACAAAAGCTTTAGTGAAATAATTGAGGAACTTATAGAAGAATCTCTAACCTTGAGGAGGAGGAAATTGGAGAAGTATTTCGGAATTCTTAATGAAGAGGAAGCAGAAGAGATTATGAAAGAAATCAAAGAAGTGAGGAAGATAACTGATGAAAGTATTAATAGAAAGCTCAGCAATTATTGA
- a CDS encoding IS1-like element ISC796 family transposase, producing the protein MGRKPVFRQDVSCPSCGSHHVVKCGRPLGRQKFLCRDCGKYFLGDASYHHHSRKLREEALRMYANGMSMRAISRVLNVPLGTVFTWIKRYGRKKHEKLVELWGRAKELVKGKVVAKVVDEMWTYLYKNARAFYKWVFTCYVYTKLGVYLIYSVGDRDESTFLEVKKYLPDEGRWVSDDYNLYFWLKDHTVVSPVNPNEPFHSSLRDRLIRFKRATKAVNRSIRTMMYSIALVLWERRLIPEFVA; encoded by the coding sequence ATGGGTAGGAAGCCTGTATTTAGGCAAGACGTTTCTTGTCCCTCTTGTGGTAGTCATCATGTTGTTAAGTGTGGTAGGCCTTTGGGTAGGCAGAAGTTTTTGTGTAGGGATTGTGGTAAGTACTTCTTGGGTGATGCTAGTTATCATCATCATTCTAGGAAGTTGAGGGAGGAGGCTTTGAGAATGTATGCTAATGGTATGAGTATGAGGGCTATTTCTAGGGTGCTTAACGTACCTCTTGGTACTGTTTTCACTTGGATTAAGCGTTATGGTAGGAAAAAGCATGAGAAGTTGGTTGAGTTGTGGGGTAGGGCTAAGGAGCTGGTCAAGGGTAAGGTTGTTGCTAAGGTTGTTGATGAGATGTGGACTTACTTGTACAAGAATGCTAGGGCTTTTTACAAGTGGGTTTTCACTTGTTACGTGTACACGAAGCTGGGAGTTTACCTCATTTACTCTGTGGGGGATAGGGATGAGAGTACTTTCCTTGAGGTCAAAAAGTATTTGCCTGACGAGGGTAGATGGGTGAGCGATGATTATAACTTGTACTTCTGGTTGAAAGACCACACGGTTGTCTCGCCAGTTAACCCGAACGAGCCCTTTCATTCCTCATTAAGGGATAGGCTAATTAGATTCAAGAGAGCAACGAAGGCAGTAAATAGGAGCATTCGCACCATGATGTACTCCATAGCCCTAGTCTTATGGGAGAGAAGGTTAATCCCAGAATTTGTAGCTTAA